One window of the Fibrobacter succinogenes genome contains the following:
- a CDS encoding glycoside hydrolase family 43 protein has product MKKYMGWNTNILIASALLVCTTQAQDIVDINPFWAAYDSIHPKGTINDLYEDLVLPSSVTTDRKYPVTWKSGDTLFLGHDGHINGRFVGENKVVELTATITDSLKNQTKEKLFKVSIHGFEPYSNYLFAYFPANNDENIYYALSNDGYNFTAMNNGKRVVAADTVSLKKGLRDPHVLRAPDGWFYMVNTDMKSAEGWASNRGMVLMKSRDLIHWKHATVHFPEKYKGKNFANVTRVWAPETIWDENYVNKDGSKGRPLVYYSLLTNDGTIPYDQVFFNYANEDFTDLEGDPIHFFDRGKSTIDMDIVYNPIDKLYHGFYKNEGDGGICKVVSNDLTAENGSKAPKWRNPSKPLQQTNEAVEGAGVFKLINQNSWVLMYDCYVNGHYQFTSSNDLENFKFVQNTKTSGAFTPRHGTILPLTAAETAALMKAFPTPNFEAKVIDLPDSIGVCDGKKVVGPCSATKIIPYVKVDDANWSETTDLKVAKGASVTFGPHPWDGKIWSWEGPDGFKSTTRENTLKNLDGTKSGYYTVTYTNETGCKSTVKIKIVVDDPDHPYVEPPPVSIDRGVRESRKDQRLKRNPVYFDLLGNRLKGKPRNGMFVER; this is encoded by the coding sequence ATGAAAAAATACATGGGTTGGAACACAAATATACTTATTGCAAGCGCACTTTTGGTTTGCACAACACAAGCTCAGGATATTGTAGACATAAATCCGTTCTGGGCGGCTTATGACAGTATCCACCCAAAGGGCACGATAAACGACCTTTACGAGGATTTAGTCCTCCCCTCTTCGGTCACGACAGACCGCAAGTACCCGGTCACTTGGAAAAGCGGCGACACGCTATTCTTGGGGCACGACGGCCATATTAACGGTCGCTTCGTAGGCGAAAACAAGGTCGTGGAACTTACCGCTACAATCACAGATTCCTTGAAAAATCAAACGAAAGAAAAGCTATTCAAGGTTTCTATCCACGGTTTCGAGCCTTATTCCAACTACCTCTTTGCGTATTTCCCGGCGAATAATGACGAGAACATCTATTACGCTTTAAGCAATGACGGTTACAATTTCACGGCAATGAACAACGGCAAACGCGTGGTTGCCGCCGATACCGTGAGCCTCAAGAAAGGACTCCGCGACCCGCATGTTCTACGCGCTCCAGACGGCTGGTTCTACATGGTCAATACCGACATGAAGAGCGCCGAAGGCTGGGCGAGCAACCGCGGCATGGTGCTCATGAAATCGCGCGACCTCATCCACTGGAAACACGCCACCGTGCATTTCCCGGAAAAGTACAAGGGCAAAAACTTCGCAAACGTGACTCGCGTGTGGGCCCCCGAAACCATCTGGGATGAAAATTACGTGAACAAGGACGGAAGCAAGGGACGCCCGCTTGTGTACTATTCACTGTTGACAAACGACGGGACCATCCCTTACGACCAAGTGTTTTTCAATTATGCAAACGAAGACTTCACCGACCTCGAAGGCGACCCGATTCATTTCTTTGATCGTGGCAAATCGACCATCGATATGGACATCGTCTATAATCCGATCGACAAACTTTACCACGGTTTTTACAAGAACGAAGGCGATGGCGGCATCTGCAAGGTGGTGTCCAATGACCTCACGGCGGAAAACGGCTCCAAGGCTCCGAAATGGAGAAACCCGAGCAAGCCGCTCCAGCAGACGAATGAGGCTGTCGAAGGTGCCGGCGTGTTCAAGCTCATCAACCAGAATTCCTGGGTGCTCATGTACGACTGCTATGTAAACGGGCATTACCAGTTCACCAGCAGCAACGATCTCGAGAACTTCAAGTTTGTGCAAAATACGAAAACGAGCGGCGCATTTACGCCCCGTCACGGTACAATCCTCCCGTTAACCGCAGCAGAGACCGCAGCACTCATGAAGGCTTTCCCCACGCCGAATTTCGAGGCTAAAGTGATTGACCTCCCCGATTCCATCGGCGTCTGCGACGGAAAGAAAGTTGTGGGGCCGTGCAGCGCTACGAAGATTATTCCTTATGTGAAAGTTGACGATGCTAATTGGAGCGAAACGACAGACTTGAAAGTCGCCAAAGGCGCTAGTGTGACATTCGGCCCGCACCCGTGGGACGGCAAAATTTGGAGCTGGGAAGGCCCGGACGGCTTCAAGTCCACAACGCGCGAAAATACGCTCAAGAATTTAGACGGAACCAAGAGTGGTTACTACACAGTAACCTATACAAACGAAACAGGCTGCAAGAGCACCGTTAAAATCAAGATTGTCGTCGATGATCCCGACCATCCGTACGTAGAGCCACCTCCAGTAAGCATAGACCGCGGGGTGCGCGAAAGCCGCAAGGACCAGCGTTTAAAGCGCAATCCGGTCTATTTCGATTTGCTCGGCAACAGACTTAAAGGCAAACCGCGCAACGGAATGTTTGTAGAAAGATAG